Proteins found in one Sardina pilchardus chromosome 3, fSarPil1.1, whole genome shotgun sequence genomic segment:
- the LOC134077005 gene encoding alpha-tectorin-like isoform X2 translates to MGFTVYVCVLSAVMLMMGVSLSAAQGFSTIATSPATLTTAASPEPTTTTTTTTTEKTTATSVSTAVTSSTTSTSPSSTTVTTAASPEPTTTTTEETTATSVSTAVQWWLVTVEEAEEGSAETSPEPTTTRTEETTASGSTSAQWQFLEEEEGSAETSPEPTTTRTEETTASGSTSAQWQFLEEEEGSAETSPEPTTTRTEETTTAFVSTSAEIKGPAIFYPYGLGDYVNNRELDGSSPPIKLLQPFTFFGVTYKQTFVNNNGDLTFDSPWYRWYPYQFPGYGHRDIIAPFWTDMDNRANGIISYRQYTNGSVLQQATTDINQYFPGIIFSASWVFVATWDKVPYWLNDTETSFQVVLISGSQYTFVMMNYGVIAPTQWNVQAGYDTVSSIHHFSIPGSFMSNITNIRLTSNVNTPGRWVFRTDHGLRGCHFKNSSVQVGDSFWSDGTCQQRCTCVSGGLLQCQQQPCSFSQACRPASFQYSCQNIQRRTCTISGDPHYYTFDGKLFHFQGTCTYILSEACGNGLPYYRIEGKNEHRGSTHVSWTRLVRVWVYDEEIELVKGNQYQAMVNGSFVTTPFTLRQGSIRVYQSGFSVAVSTDFGLLVTYDANHHVRISVPYEYQNATCGLCGNFNFHPHDDFRTRAGQLVSSDVEFANSWKAEGDTDPSCQDVRCAGLACAACTDSQRTLYGNTAHCGILSNSVGPFASCHSGLSPQTFVENCVYDLCVGDGYQPILCQALNVYAAQCQQEGIQLGQWRSPGFCEIPCPANSHFESQGTGCPATCSNPNSPQNCPLPNQESCICNAGYVLSGGECVRQNDCGCTFEGRYYTAGETVVLDQDCGRRCHCTQGSMTCQAHSCNELEVCGVHGGVRGCRPVSYSTCWVEGLGSYRTFDGQTFNYPGACSLTLARVRGQSQLPHFQVTVEKVPTGPREFVRHLQFEAEGTQVSVEMGEGGTTKVDGQTVGLPFSVGPGHIRIYHSSVMGVVIETNFGVLVRADWPHVIRITAPGNYNGTLGGLCGNLNGDPHDDFFSPTGIPLNDSQQFGDSWRDGSLSTHCVEPQVWEPGHYQNTSQFRDLCGIMGWAHGPFGQCQASLDPWSQIEDCVQTLVRSQGAREGLCEALRGFSLLCQQSGIIVGEWRNITNCDATCPTYSHYDLCGTSCPASCPSLSFPFLCTQQCQEGCQCNDGFLLSGDRCVPPTGCGCHHGGRYRQSGERYWYGEECQFQCQCNGITGQSQCTASSCAAQESCRVVDGQYGCHPKPEATCSASGDPHYTSFDRRTFDFQGSCHYVLASVCNGTQDLPHFQVEARNEAWNGLQVSITVAVYVNVSGHLVYISKYNQGTVQVNGETRNLPILLDQGRVSVYANGLHTFVKTDFGLTVSYDGRWVLDITVPSNYSGATCGLCGNFNGFQGDDFTVHNGSSGSVALPVSEFGDYWKVDDGIPCTGGCGNSCPVCQDDSTARALCELLRASNGPLSFCHSHVDPQQFFNDCVFDVCLSGDRNEVLCRAMEAYVSACQEKNVIVYPWRQNSTCQMECPENSHYDLCGTECGHTCASSIDASCDRTCAEGCFCNDGFVRSGGRCVPVEQCGCLYDGFYFEIGEQFWTQDCSQRCECFAPNDLRCIQSSCPPSQECSVKDGRRGCYGQKSTCTVWGDPHYFTFDGAVAHFQGTCAYEITHTCGNMSDDALAFRIVAANRHRGNLVVSFVSTVDVWLSQGGVQSHISIGQNRRVKVDGQDNNANSIQVGSLAQLTRESGFVVVNASGELVVQFDGRSRLLVRLSPDYHQTVCGMCGNRNGNPADDKVLPNGTLAQTDNEFGQSWKSDASSPGCGASDRIGDDTCVFEAEYTDLCSIITNSSGPFQQCHLHVDPQAYFTSCVYDLCAYTPANGMLCSAVEAYETACNVLGLHTPEWRSALHCSAVDPCEELDCTEDEWCGQKDGVYGCFCNEDHPRSHPECYDSQEFCSSSTGTMSLSRCQLFEAGFLADSLRLNDPSCNGTLQDGRVEFLFDNDNHICGTSLRSNSTHFIYENSIHGEANSASGPISRERQINLLFSCVYPLTQTLSMNIEINPLESQITKKLPGGEGSYHVRMIPYEDAGFSHAFSGRVNVEVNQQIYVAVQVDGVDSRQIAMVIDSCWATPVDQPNYHIRWDLIRNECANPNDNTVELVENGVSTTGRFSFRMFTFHANSSKVYLHCSIHLCLMANNDCTAHCYPGYHQRHRRSVDFHDSASISLGPLVLANGNEEGRNVFVPPPVRVSKTSGLTASLVVLLLSVLPVRALLI, encoded by the exons CTATATTCTATCCCTATGGACTTGGAGACTACGTGAACAACCGTGAACTTGATGGGAGTTCCCCTCCTATCAAACTGCTTCAACCATTTACATTTTTTGGAgtgacatacaaacagacattt GTAAATAACAATGGTGACCTCACCTTTGACAGTCCATGGTACAGATGGTATCCTTACCAATTCCCGGGATATGGGCACCGAGATATCATTGCCCCGTTCTGGACAGATATGGACAACCGAGCCAATGGCATCATATCCTACCGACAGTACACCAACGGCAGTGTTCTCCAGCAAGCCACTACAGACATTAACCAGTACTTCCCTGGAATAATCTTCTCAGCCTCCTGGGTCTTTGTTGCAACATGGGACAAAGTGCCGTACTGGCTCAATGATACA GAGACATCATTCCAAGTGGTTCTGATCTCAGGGAGTCAATACACATTTGTTATGATGAACTATGGAGTCATCGCCCCAACTCAATGGAATGTCCAG GCTGGCTATGACACAGTTAGTTCCATTCATCATTTTTCAATTCCTGGATCATTCATGAGCAACATTACAAATATAAGGCTCACAAGCAATGTTAACACACCAGGTCGTTGGGTGTTCAGAACTGACCATGGTCTAAGGGGCTGTCATTTCAAAA ACTCTTCTGTGCAGGTGGGGGACTCTTTCTGGAGTGATGGCACCTGTCAGCAGAGATGCACCTGCGTCAGTGGAGGCCTCCTCCAGTGCCAGCAGCAGCCCTGCAGCTTCTCCCAGGCGTGTCGTCCAGCATCCTTCCAGTACTCCTGCCAGAATATTCAGCGCCGCACCTGCACCATCTCTGGAGACCCCCACTACTACACCTTTGATGGGAAACTCTTTCACTTCCAGGGAACCTGCACATACATCCTCTCAGAG GCTTGTGGCAATGGACTGCCGTACTACCGGATTGAAGGGAAGAATGAACATCGGGGCAGCACACATGTGTCTTGGACTCGTCTTGTTAGAGTGTGGGTTTATGATGAGGAAATTGAACTTGTCAAAGGCAACCAGTACCAAGCAATG GTGAATGGTAGCTTTGTGACGACCCCATTTACCCTCCGACAAGGGTCCATCCGAGTCTACCAATCAGGTTTCTCTGTGGCTGTGAGTACAGACTTTGGCCTGCTGGTCACCTACGATGCCAATCACCATGTTAGAATCTCAGTACCCTATGAGTACCAGAACGCAACCTGCGGCCTGTGTGGCAACTTCAACTTCCACCCTCATGATGACTTCAGAACCCGCGCTGGGCAGCTTGTGAGCTCAGACGTGGAGTTTGCTAACAGCTGGAAGGCGGAAGGGGACACTGATCCTAGCTGCCAGGACGTGCGATGTGCAGGACTTGCTTGTGCTGCCTGTACCGATAGTCAAAGGACTCTTTATGGAAACACGGCCCACTGTGGTATCTTAAGCAACAGTGTCGGTCCGTTTGCCTCCTGTCACTCTGGGCTGTCTCCACAGACCTTTGTAGAAAACTGTGtgtatgatctgtgtgtgggtgatggcTACCAGCCCATCCTCTGCCAAGCACTCAATGTGTACGCTGCCCAGTGCCAACAAGAGGGCATCCAGTTGGGCCAGTGGAGAAGCCCGGGATTCTGTG AAATCCCCTGTCCAGCCAACAGTCACTTTGAATCTCAAGGAACTGGATGCCCTGCAACCTGCAGCAACCCCAACTCCCCCCAGAATTGCCCTCTGCCCAACCAGGAGAGCTGCATCTGCAATGCTGGCTATGTCCTAAGCGGTGGGGAATGTGTTCGGCAGAATGACTGTGGCTGCACCTTCGAGGGGCGGTACTACACAGCTGGGGAGACAGTGGTGCTAGACCAGGACTGTGGTAGGCGTTGCCACTGTACTCAAGGGTCAATGACCTGCCAGGCACACAGCTGCAATGAGCTTGAGGTGTGTGGGGTCCATGGTGGTGTGCGGGGCTGCAGACCTGTCAGCTACTCCACCTGCTGGGTGGAGGGCTTGGGGTCCTACCGCACATTTGATGGACAGACCTTCAACTACCCAGGTGCCTGTAGTCTGACACTGGCTAGGGTCAGGGGACAATCACAATTACCTCACTTTCAAGTAACTGTTGAGAAAGTTCCCACAGGCCCAAGAGAATTTGTCAGACATCTGCAGTTTGAAGCAGAAGGAACACAAGTCTCGGTGGAGATGGGAGAGGGGGGCACAACTAAG GTGGATGGGCAAACAGTGGGCCTTCCGTTCAGCGTCGGCCCCGGTCATATTCGCATCTACCACAGCAGTGTAATGGGTGTTGTCATAGAGACCAACTTTGGAGTGTTGGTAAGAGCTGACTGGCCACACGTCATCCGCATCACCGCTCCAGGCAACTACAACGGCACTCTAGGAGGCCTGTGTGGAAATCTGAATGGAGACCCTCATGACGACTTCTTCTCCCCTACTGGAATTCCCCTCAACGACTCTCAGCAGTTTGGGGACAGCTGGAGAGATGGCTCCCTGTCAACACACTGTGTAGAACCTCAGGTCTGGGAACCCGGACACTACCAGAACACCAGCCAGTTTAGGGACCTCTGCGGCATCATGGGATGGGCACATGGGCCTTTTGGCCAGTGCCAAGCAAGTCTTGATCCCTGGAGCCAAATTGAAGACTGTGTCCAGACTCTAGTGAGGTCGCAAGGTGCTCGAGAGGGACTGTGCGAGGCACTGCGTGGCTTCTCCCTGCTTTGCCAACAGAGTGGCATCATAGTTGGGGAATGGAGGAACATCACTAACTGTG ATGCAACCTGCCCAACTTACAGCCATTATGACCTATGTGGTACGTCCTGCCCAGCTTCCTGCCCAAGCCTGTCTTTCCCCTTCCTGTGCACCCAGCAGTGCCAGGAGGGGTGCCAGTGTAATGACGGGTTCCTCCTGAGTGGGGATCGCTGTGTGCCACCCACGGGTTGTGGCTGCCACCACGGCGGGCGTTACAGACAGAGTGGAGAGCGCTACTGGTACGGCGAGGAGTGCCAGTTCCAGTGCCAATGTAATGGCATTACTGGGCAGTCACAATGCACCGCCTCTTCTTGTGCTGCTCAGGAGTCTTGTCGAGTCGTGGATGGACAGTATGGCTGCCATCCCAAACCTGAGGCCACCTGCTCGGCCTCTGGAGACCCACACTACACCTCCTTCGACAGACGCACCTTTGACTTCCAGGGCTCTTGTCATTACGTCCTGGCATCAGTTTGCAATGGAACACAAGATCTACCTCACTTTCAGGTAGAGGCCAGGAACGAGGCATGGAATGGTCTGCAGGTCTCCATCACTGTGGCTGTTTACGTCAATGTGTCTGGACATCTCGTGTACATCTCAAAATACAACCAGGGGACTGTGCAG GTGAATGGGGAGACAAGAAACTTGCCGATTCTTCTTGATCAGGGAAGAGTGTCGGTATACGCCAATGGGCTTCACACATTTGTGAAAACAGACTTTGGtctaactgtcagttatgaCGGCCGGTGGGTGTTGGACATCACAGTACCATCCAACTACAGTGGAGCTACATGCGGTTTGTGTGGTAACTTCAACGGCTTCCAGGGTGATGACTTCACGGTCCATAATGGCAGTTCAGGCTCTGTTGCCCTCCCTGTCTCTGAGTTTGGGGACTACTGGAAGGTTGATGATGGCATTCCCTGTACTGGAGGATGTGGAAACTCCTGCCCAGTGTGCCAAGATGACTCGACAGCCCGTGCCTTGTGTGAGCTACTCAGAGCTAGCAATGGACCACTGAGCTTCTGCCATTCCCATGTGGATCCCCAGCAATTCTTCAACGACTGTGTGTTTGACGTGTGCTTGTCTGGGGACAGAAACGAAGTCCTCTGCCGTGCAATGGAAGCATACGTCAGTGCATGCCAAGAGAAAAATGTCATTGTTTACCCCTGGAGACAAAACTCCACCTGCC AAATGGAGTGTCCAGAAAACAGCCACTACGATCTGTGTGGTACAGAGTGTGGGCACACCTGTGCCAGCAGCATTGATGCCAGCTGTGACAGGACGTGTGCTGAGGGCTGTTTCTGCAATGATGGATTTGTGAGGAGCGGGGGGCGCTGTGTGCCTGTGGAGCAGTGTGGCTGTCTTTATGACGGCTTCTACTTTGAA ATCGGAGAACAGTTCTGGACACAAGACTGTTCGCAGCGCTGTGAGTGTTTTGCCCCCAATGACCTTCGCTGTATCCAGTCCTCTTGCCCTCCAAGTCAGGAATGCTCAGTCAAAGATGGCCGACGGGGTTGCTATGGTCAAAAGTCAACCTGCACAGTCTGGGGAGACCCTCACTACTTCACCTTTGATGGGGCTGTGGCTCACTTTCAG GGCACCTGTGCTTATGAGATTACCCACACCTGTGGCAACATGAGTGATGATGCCTTGGCCTTCCGCATAGTAGCAGCTAACAGGCACCGTGGCAACTTAGTTGTGTCGTTTGTGTCCACTGTGGATGTGTGGCTCTCTCAGGGAGGAGTTCAAAGCCACATCAGCATTGGACAGAACAGGAGAGTCAAG GTTGATGGTCAAGAtaacaatgcaaacagcatacaGGTTGGCTCCCTGGCACAGCTGACTCGAGAGTCAGGATTTGTGGTTGTGAATGCCTCAGGAGAGCTGGTGGTCCAGTTTGATGGTCGTAGTAGACTGCTAGTCAGACTGAGTCCAGATTATCACCAAactgtgtgtggaatgtgtggcAATCGCAATGGCAACCCAGCAGATGACAAAGTTCTGCCCAATGGCACTCTGGCCCAGACGGACAATGAATTCGGTCAAAGTTGGAAATCAGATGCAAGCAGTCCTGG ATGTGGAGCCAGTGACCGAATTGGAGACGACACGTGTGTATTTGAAGCAGAATACACAGATCTGTGCAGCATCATCACCAACAGCAGTGGCCCATTTCAGCAGTGCCACCTACATGTTGACCCACAGGCCtacttcacttcctgtgtgtacGATCTCTGTGCCTACACACCAGCCAATGGCATGCTGTGCTCAGCAGTGGAGGCCTATGAGACAGCTTGCAATGTGCTGGGGCTCCACACACCAGAATGGCGTTCTGCACTGCATTGCT CTGCAGTCGACCCTTGTGAAGAGCTGGACTGCACTGAGGATGAGTGGTGTGGCCAGAAGGATGGAGTCTACGGCTGCTTCTGCAATGAGGATCACCCGAGATCTCATCCTGAGTGCTATG actctcagGAGTTCTGTTCCAGCAGTACAGGCACCATGTCTTTGTCTCGCTGCCAGCTGTTTGAGGCAGGCTTCTTGGCTGACTCCCTCCGCCTCAATGACCCCAGCTGCAACGGCACACTCCAAGATGGCAGAGTGGAGTTCCTCTTCGACAATGACAACCACATTTGTGGGACCTCACTAAGG AGTAACAGCACCCACTTCATCTATGAGAACTCCATCCATGGAGAGGCCAACTCAGCCAGCGGTCccatcagcagagagagacagataaaccTGCTCTTCAGCTGTGTCTACCCCCTCACACAGACCCTCTCCATGAATATAGAAATCAACCCACTGGAGAG CCAAATTACTAAGAAGCTACCAGGAGGGGAAGGAAGCTACCATGTCCGTATGATTCCCTATGAAGATGCAGGATTCTCCCATGCGTTCTCTGGGAGGGTGAACGTGGAAGTGAATCAGCAGATCTACGTGGCTGTTCAAGTGGATGGAGTAGATAGCCGCCAGATCGCCATGGTGATCGACTCCTGCTGGGCCACTCCTGTCGATCAGCCAAACTACCACATCCGATGGGACCTCATCAGAAACGA gTGTGCTAACCCCAATGACAACACAGTGGAGCTGGTGGAGAATGGGGTCAGCACAACAGGCCGATTCTCCTTCAGGATGTTCACCTTCCATGCAAACTCCTCCAAGGTTTACCTGCACTGCAGCATCCACCTGTGCTTGATGGCAAACAATGACTGCACAGCT CACTGTTACCCAGGTTACCATCAGAGGCATCGTCGTTCTGTTGACTTCCATGACAGCGCCTCCATCTCACTGGGGCCTCTGGTTTTGGCCAATGGCAATGAAG agGGGAGAAACGTGTTTGTCCCGCCACCTGTGAGGGTGTCTAAGACCTCGGGTCTGACGGCATCTCTGGTGGTCCTGCTCCTGTCTGTTCTCCCTGTCAGGGCTCTGCTCAtctaa